The following proteins come from a genomic window of Branchiostoma floridae strain S238N-H82 unplaced genomic scaffold, Bfl_VNyyK Sc7u5tJ_1578, whole genome shotgun sequence:
- the LOC118408369 gene encoding UDP-glucuronosyltransferase 2C1-like, producing MGIGPKLRCSAILLVFLGVLIRHRSSAEKVLLVPPPVVDSHWMALAKIGRALVDKGHTVAVVISEDIVEKRHTEWPDFQFEAFQDQGTRARLIELQDRDFSTAGKLSFFEKGKAFVAWAGELAKHCGLLLGDGKLEHRLRASQYSVVIFHPLFPCGAILSARLHIRVPHIAVMRKDNYCIDEKGTGVPTPPSYVPSLLADFTDDMTFGQRVQNSALSTLLPILLRHFGGRAFDGLVRTYVGEEETIQSVTSRTDLWLYQTDNVLDFPRPSMPNMVQVGGLNVRVAAPLTENMDAFVQSSGDDGVIVVSFGSMIKTMSAERQEVFAAAFARLRQKVVWRYVGEKPTGLGNNTRLLAWLPQNDLLAHPKIRAFITHAGSNGLYEALHHGVPMVCLPLVSDQPGNAARVVARGLGVRLDFSTVTSDQLYQAILHVVTNTSYRETAARLSRLHRDQPQSPMERAVWWIEHVIKHGGLPHLRARAVELLWYQYYLLDVAAFLLAVCAAVLGTLWYSCSLVSKSAVPQ from the exons ATGGGGATCGGTCCGAAGCTTCGATGTTCCGCCATTCTGCTAGTTTTCCTGGGTGTCCTGATCAGACACAGGAGCAGCGCTGAGAAGGTTCTGTTGGTGCCTCCGCCAGTAGTCGACAGCCACTGGATGGCTCTGGCCAAAATCGGCCGTGCTTTGGTGGATAAAGGTCATACGGTCGCTGTCGTGATCTCAGAGGACATTGTAGAAAAACGACACACAGAGTGGCCCGACTTTCAGTTTGAGGCATTCCAAGACCAAGGAACCCGAGCCAGGCTCATTGAATTACAAGACCGTGACTTTTCTACGGCTGGGAAATTGTCCTTTTTTGAGAAAGGAAAAGCATTCGTCGCTTGGGCTGGAGAGTTAGCAAAACACTGTGGTCTGCTTCTAGGTGACGGTAAGCTGGAGCATCGACTGAGAGCATCCCAGTACAGTGTTGTCATTTTTCACCCCTTGTTTCCTTGCGGCGCTATCCTCTCAGCCCGTCTGCACATCCGGGTCCCTCACATAGCCGTCATGCGTAAAGATAATTACTGCATTGACGAAAAAGGTACAGGTGTGCCGACCCCTCCTTCTTACGTACCCTCTCTATTGGCCGATTTTACCGATGATATGACCTTTGGACAACGAGTGCAGAACTCTGCCTTGTCTACTCTCCTACCAATTCTGCTACGCCATTTTGGGGGTAGAGCATTTGACGGACTGGTCCGTACCTACGTCGGTGAAGAAGAAACTATTCAGAGCGTGACGTCACGCACGGACTTGTGGCTCTATCAAACCGACAACGTGCTGGATTTTCCTCGTCCCAGCATGCCCAACATGGTTCAGGTTGGAGGATTGAATGTCCGTGTGGCCGCCCCCCTAACTGAG AACATGGACGCGTTTGTCCAGAGCTCTGGAGACGATGGAGTGATTGTCGTCAGTTTCGGGTCGATGATTAAGACGATGTCGGCAGAGAGGCAAGAAGTCTTCGCGGCAGCCTTCGCCCGGCTCCGACAGAAGGTGGTGTGGCGGTACGTGGGAGAGAAGCCGACCGGTCTGGGTAACAACACCAGACTACTGGCCTGGCTACCTCAGAACGACCTGCTGG CCCACCCAAAGATCCGAGCCTTCATCACTCACGCTGGGTCGAACGGCCTGTACGAGGCCCTGCACCACGGTGTGCCCATGGTCTGTCTGCCGCTGGTCTCGGACCAGCCCGGCAACGCCGCCCGGGTGGTGGCCAGGGGACTGGGGGTGAGGTTGGACTTCAGCACGGTCACCTCCGACCAGTTGTACCAGGCCATTCTTCATGTCGTCACCAACACGAG CTACCGTGAGACGGCAGCCCGCCTGTCCCGCCTGCACCGTGACCAGCCCCAATCACCCATGGAGCGGGCCGTCTGGTGGATagaacacgtcatcaaacatggcggactGCCCCATCTCCGCGCACGCGCCGTGGAGCTGCTGTGGTACCAGTACTACCTGCTGGACGTGGCTGCGTTCCTGCTAGCCGTGTGTGCAGCTGTCCTGGGTACCCTGTGGTACAGCTGTTCGCTCGTCT CCAAATCTGCAGTACCGCAGTAA
- the LOC118408368 gene encoding tubulin alpha chain-like, with product MVKCDPRHGKYMACCLLYRGDVVPKDVNAAIATIKTKRTIQFVDWCPTGFKVGINYQPPTVVPGGDLAKVQRAVCMLSNTTAIAEAWARLDHKFDLMYAKRAFVHWYVGEGMEEGEFSLLTRTLCCAGTSEKAWRRESSPY from the exons ATGGTGAAGTGCGACCCTCGCCACGGCAAGTACATGGCGTGCTGTCTGCTGTACCGTGGTGACGTGGTCCCCAAGGACGTCAACGCAGCCATCGCCACCATCAAGACCAAGCGTACCATCCAGTTCGTCGACTGGTGCCCCACTGGCTTCAAGGTCGGCATCAACTACCAGCCACCCACCGTGGTACCTGGTGGAGACCTGGCCAAGGTGCAGCGTGCCGTGTGCATGTTGAGCAACACCACCGCCATCGCTGAGGCCTGGGCCCGTCTGGACCACAAGTTCGACCTGATGTACGCCAAGCGCGCCTTCGTGCACTG GTACGTCGGAGAGGGCATGGAGGAGGGTGAGTTTTCCTTACTAACCCGGACCCTCTGTTGTGCAGGTACGTCGGAGAAGGCATGGAGGAGGGAGAGTTCTCCTTACTAA
- the LOC118408382 gene encoding heparan-alpha-glucosaminide N-acetyltransferase-like produces the protein MAGCRGPGLARALLGCVGLILLTQGDVTEASPFDLKMDRALLTVTSDLTYPVEAWTVSDVCYQCNLSFTGLIVTSRSSGNLTTNTSYPTRLDFVWNHGNGTNQSVCSHHYHYGEYGHYKMQLPKCKLSTLTDPVNSNIPILVAFFVYVALGAVWVVASYLYRRRFGGEEDEMRHLLINTGRHNDAGPPKPESPAKPRRLKSLDTFRGMCLCIMAFVNYGGGGYWFLDHSVWNGITVADLVFPWFMWIMGTSTALSFRGLQRKATPKLTIFGKIVRRTITLFLLGLFIVNAPDDWATIRIPGVLQRFAVSYFAVSTMMLLHMEVGGQEEHYSRTEWYRDLVPYWKQWLFVLCLLAVHTCLTFLMPVPGCPTGYLGAGGLSDLDHTNCTGGAAGYIDNWLLTQDHIYGDETPKHEYQILVNYDPEGVLGSLTSIFMTFLGLQAGKILLSYEDHGSRLVRWLLWGIGLGLLAILLCEGRQNGGWVPINKNLWSVTFVLSLASMAFILLSVYYFLVDVRRWWTGFPFFMAGMNSISVYLCHGVFQKYLPFSWKIRHETHANLLFMHLFGSSLWTIVFASYLYWNSIFINI, from the exons ATGGCGGGTTGTAGGGGGCCGGGCCTTGCACGAGCGCTGCTGGGGTGTGTGGGTCTAATACTCCTAACCCAAG GTGACGTCACAGAGGCGTCGCCCTTTGACCTGAAGATGGACAGGGCGCTGCTgaccgtgacctctgacctgacctaCCCTGTGGAGGCGTGGACGGTGTCGGACGTGTGTTACCAG TGCAACTTGAGTTTCACTGGACTGATAGTGACGTCACGTAGTAGCGGGAACCTGACGACCAACACGTCATACCCCACCCGCCTCGACTTCGTCTGGAACCATGGCAACGGGACAAACCAATCTGTCTGTAG CCACCACTACCACTACGGTGAGTACGGGCACTACAAGATGCAGCTCCCGAAATGCAAGCTGAGCACCCTGACGGACCCTGTCAACAGCAACATAC CCATTCTTGTTGCGTTCTTCGTGTACGTGGCGCTTGGTGCTGTGTGGGTGGTCGCCTCGTATCTGTACAG GAGAAGGTTCGGCGGCGAGGAGGACGAAATGAGACATCTTCTGATCAACACG GGTCGCCACAATGACGCCGGCCCTCCGAAGCCGGAGTCTCCGGCCAAACCAAGACGTCTCAAGTCGCTGGACACCTTCAGAGG GATGTGTCTGTGCATCATGGCGTTCGTGAACTACGGAGGAGGCGGCTACTGGTTCTTAGACCACTCCGTCTGGAACG gTATCACTGTGGCAGACCTCGTGTTCCCATG GTTCATGTGGATCATGGGAACGAGCACCGCGCTCTCGTTCCGCGGGTTGCAGCGCAAGGCCACGCCCAAGCTGACCATCTTCGGCAAGATCGTGAGGAGGACCATCACCCTGTTTCTGCTGGGACTGTTCATTGTTAACGCAC CGGACGACTGGGCCACCATCCGGATCCCTGGGGTACTGCAGCGCTTTGCGGTGTCGTATTTCGCCGTGTCCACCATGATGCTGCTCCACATGGAGGTCGGAGGACAGGAGGAACACTACTCACGG ACGGAGTGGTACCGTGACCTGGTGCCGTACTGGAAGCAGTGGCTGTTCGTGCTCTGTCTGCTGGCTGTGCACACCTGCCTCACTTTCCTCATGCCGGTGCCCGGATGTCCAAC AGGTTACTTGGGTGCAGGGGGTCTGTCCGATTTGGACCATACCAACTGCACGGGGGGAGCGGCAGGGTACATCGACAACTGGCTCCTCACTCAGGACCACATCTACGGCGATGAGACACCAAAG CATGAGTACCAGATCCTAGTGAACTATGACCCGGAAGGAGTTCTGGGTTCTTTGACCTCCATCTTCATGACCTTTCTCGGACTCCAG GCGGGAAAAATCCTGCTGTCCTACGAGGACCACGGCAGCCGGCTGGTGCGCTGGCTCCTCTGGGGGATCGGACTG GGCCTGCTGGCGATCCTGCTGTGTGAAGGTCGGCAAAATGGCGGCTGGGTTCCCATCAACAAGAACCTCTG GTCGGTGACCTTTGTCCTGTCCCTGGCGTCCATGGCTTTCATCCTCCTCTCGGTGTATTACTTCCTAGTGGACGTGCGGAGGTGGTGGACTGGGTTTCCCTTCTTCATGGCAG GTATGAACTCCATCTCCGTGTACCTGTGTCACGGCGTGTTCCAGAAGTACCTGCCGTTCAGCTGGAAGATCCGCCACGAGACGCACGCCAACCTCCTCTTCATGCACCTGTTCGGCTCCAGCCTCTGGACCATCGTCTTCGCATCCTACCTCTACTGGAACAGCATCTTCATCAACATATAA